Proteins encoded in a region of the Planctomycetia bacterium genome:
- a CDS encoding response regulator produces the protein MTAGRKPRLLVVDDALIMRTMIKDIARKAGWEIAGEATTGVEAVARYRELAPDLVTLDIVMPEMDGVEALRTIRGADPQARIVMVSAVDQRTKLAECIQLGAHDFIVKPFDREALGRFFASLVR, from the coding sequence ATGACTGCCGGCCGGAAACCGCGGCTCCTCGTCGTCGACGACGCACTGATCATGCGGACCATGATCAAGGACATCGCCCGCAAGGCGGGCTGGGAGATCGCCGGCGAGGCGACCACGGGAGTCGAGGCCGTGGCCCGCTACCGTGAGCTCGCGCCGGACCTCGTCACGCTCGACATCGTGATGCCCGAAATGGACGGCGTCGAGGCGCTGCGGACGATCCGCGGCGCCGACCCGCAGGCCCGGATCGTGATGGTCAGCGCCGTCGATCAGCGGACCAAACTGGCCGAGTGCATCCAGCTCGGGGCCCATGATTTCATCGTCAAGCCCTTCGACCGCGAGGCCCTGGGCCGCTTCTTCGCCAGTCTGGTCCGCTGA
- the cheD gene encoding chemoreceptor glutamine deamidase CheD, whose amino-acid sequence MTTPRPAESARFHAAALGIGEIGVGRDQGQLRTFVGSCVGLALYDRRIRIAGLAHIMLPDSQGAGTPAGKYVDTAIPEMLRLLTALAGGATLRLSAKMAGGARMFATQAGIPIGDQNVRAIEQALGLLGIPVLARECGGSRGRRLSFDIATTELTIESLGLPPTTV is encoded by the coding sequence ATGACCACGCCCCGACCCGCGGAGAGCGCACGCTTTCATGCCGCCGCGCTGGGCATCGGGGAGATCGGCGTCGGCCGGGATCAGGGGCAGTTGCGCACGTTCGTCGGCTCCTGCGTCGGTCTGGCCCTCTACGACCGGCGGATCCGCATCGCCGGCCTGGCCCACATCATGCTGCCCGACTCGCAGGGCGCGGGGACGCCGGCCGGCAAGTACGTTGATACCGCGATCCCCGAGATGCTGCGGCTGCTGACGGCGCTCGCCGGCGGCGCGACGCTCCGGCTCTCGGCCAAGATGGCCGGAGGGGCGCGGATGTTCGCGACGCAGGCGGGCATCCCCATCGGCGACCAGAACGTCCGCGCCATCGAGCAGGCCCTGGGCCTGCTCGGCATCCCAGTGCTGGCTCGCGAGTGCGGCGGCTCCCGCGGCCGCCGGCTGTCGTTCGACATCGCCACCACCGAACTGACCATCGAATCGCTCGGCCTGCCGCCGACGACCGTCTGA
- a CDS encoding chemotaxis protein methyltransferase, whose translation MWELTKLTPEQFARFRQFIYRETGIHMQDGKITLLSNRIRRRLKSHGLESFEDYYRLLTARRLPGELEQFIDAVTTNETHFFRTESHFEWLAGGFLDDLLARAAAGRHDRSLRIWSAACSSGEELYSVAICLAEAAGRLAGWQIALLGTDISETALAAARRARYQKRSLEHVSPARLRRCFTTTAEGEEWTVAQPLRAWCEFRRHNLLEPLPGPRQDCIFIRNVMIYFDRESKAKACRHLVEALAPGGFLVVGPADGIHDMVAPLRKQSPFLYQKP comes from the coding sequence GTGTGGGAACTGACCAAGCTGACGCCGGAGCAGTTTGCCCGGTTCCGGCAGTTCATCTACCGCGAGACGGGCATCCACATGCAGGATGGCAAGATCACCCTGCTCAGCAACCGGATCCGGCGCCGGCTCAAGTCGCACGGTCTGGAGTCGTTCGAAGACTACTACCGGCTGCTGACGGCGCGGCGGCTGCCGGGCGAGCTGGAGCAGTTCATCGACGCCGTCACCACCAACGAGACGCATTTCTTCCGCACGGAGAGCCACTTCGAATGGCTCGCCGGCGGCTTCCTCGACGACCTGCTGGCCCGGGCTGCGGCGGGCCGGCACGACCGCTCCCTGCGGATCTGGTCGGCGGCCTGCAGTTCGGGGGAGGAACTGTATTCGGTCGCCATCTGCCTCGCCGAGGCGGCCGGCCGGCTGGCGGGCTGGCAGATCGCGCTGCTCGGCACCGACATCAGCGAGACGGCGCTGGCCGCGGCCCGCCGGGCCCGGTACCAGAAGCGGTCGCTGGAACACGTCTCCCCGGCCCGGCTGCGGCGCTGCTTCACGACGACGGCCGAGGGCGAGGAGTGGACCGTCGCGCAGCCGCTGCGGGCCTGGTGCGAGTTCCGGCGGCACAACCTCCTCGAGCCGCTGCCCGGTCCGCGTCAGGACTGCATCTTCATCCGCAACGTGATGATCTATTTCGATCGTGAGTCGAAGGCGAAGGCCTGTCGGCACCTCGTGGAAGCGCTTGCCCCGGGCGGATTCCTCGTGGTCGGTCCCGCCGACGGGATCCACGACATGGTCGCCCCGCTCCGCAAACAATCCCCCTTCCTCTACCAGAAACCGTGA
- a CDS encoding methyl-accepting chemotaxis protein, with product MAPTLRSFTPAGIKAALDRSLARVEFAPDGTIIDANDVFLALLGYSLAEVRGRHHEMFVDDAARASQAYRDFWARLRGGEFMNGEFCRVAKDGQRVWIRGTYSPVIGARGVVKGVVKYAIDVTADRIERDADRAIQQRFWQMVENTSVGLMLADLTGTIVYANPASMTSLRRLEKFLPCRAEEVVGRSFDIFHKRPEHQRALLADPGNLPHRTSFPLGDEWVDLTASAVRDRSGAYLGPMITWELITAQVRSREREEAQQHEIVRNQEDLEHKVKAVVDVFEAVAQGDLSRTIDFDGADDMGRLAARANAMFQELRDLVRQISEAADQQNEGARMIAESSSGLSEGAQSQAASVEEMTAAVEQFVGSIDAISKGAADSRGQAEETKRMAQVGGNAVTAAIESMGLIRKSSEQITDIIQVIGDIASQTNLLALNAAIEAARAGEHGLGFAVVADEVRKLAERASEAAKEITALIKESTKRVQEGAGLSEKVGHSLEAIVAAVATTATGIHAIASATESQAASASEVKMAIRSVSQTTEANAASAEEMAASAEELGAQAQGLRNLVKRFTV from the coding sequence ATGGCCCCGACCCTCCGCTCGTTCACGCCGGCCGGCATCAAGGCCGCCCTCGACCGCTCGCTCGCCCGCGTGGAGTTCGCGCCCGACGGCACGATCATCGACGCCAACGACGTGTTCCTCGCCCTGCTGGGCTACAGCCTCGCCGAGGTCCGCGGCCGCCATCACGAGATGTTCGTGGATGACGCCGCCCGGGCCAGCCAGGCGTATCGCGACTTCTGGGCCCGGCTGCGGGGCGGAGAGTTCATGAATGGCGAATTCTGCCGGGTGGCCAAGGACGGGCAGCGGGTCTGGATTCGCGGCACCTACAGCCCGGTCATCGGTGCCCGGGGCGTGGTCAAGGGTGTCGTGAAATATGCCATCGACGTCACCGCTGACCGGATCGAGCGCGACGCCGACCGGGCGATTCAGCAGCGGTTCTGGCAGATGGTGGAAAACACCTCCGTCGGCCTCATGCTCGCCGATCTCACGGGCACGATCGTGTACGCGAATCCCGCCTCGATGACGTCCCTGCGCCGGCTGGAAAAATTCCTCCCCTGCCGGGCCGAAGAGGTGGTGGGTCGGTCGTTCGACATATTCCACAAGCGGCCCGAGCACCAGCGGGCGTTGCTCGCCGATCCGGGGAATCTTCCGCACCGCACCTCGTTTCCCCTCGGCGACGAGTGGGTCGACCTGACGGCGTCGGCGGTCCGGGACCGCAGCGGCGCCTACCTCGGGCCGATGATCACCTGGGAGTTGATCACCGCCCAGGTCCGGAGCCGCGAACGCGAGGAGGCCCAGCAGCACGAGATCGTCCGCAACCAGGAGGATCTGGAGCACAAGGTCAAGGCGGTCGTCGATGTCTTCGAGGCGGTCGCGCAGGGAGATCTTTCCCGCACGATCGACTTCGACGGCGCTGACGACATGGGCCGGCTCGCCGCCCGGGCAAACGCCATGTTCCAGGAACTGCGGGATCTCGTCCGCCAGATCTCCGAGGCCGCCGATCAGCAGAACGAGGGGGCGCGGATGATCGCGGAGAGCTCGAGCGGTCTCAGCGAGGGCGCCCAGTCGCAGGCGGCGAGCGTCGAGGAGATGACCGCGGCGGTCGAGCAGTTCGTGGGCTCGATCGACGCCATCTCGAAGGGGGCGGCCGATTCCCGCGGACAGGCGGAGGAGACGAAGCGGATGGCCCAGGTTGGCGGCAATGCCGTCACCGCGGCGATCGAGTCGATGGGACTGATCCGCAAGTCGTCCGAGCAGATCACCGACATCATCCAGGTGATCGGCGACATCGCCAGCCAGACCAACCTGCTGGCGCTCAACGCCGCCATCGAGGCGGCGCGGGCCGGCGAGCATGGCCTGGGCTTCGCCGTGGTCGCCGACGAAGTCCGCAAGCTCGCCGAGCGGGCCAGCGAGGCGGCCAAGGAGATCACGGCCCTGATCAAGGAGTCCACCAAGCGGGTGCAGGAGGGGGCGGGGCTTTCGGAAAAGGTCGGCCATTCGCTGGAGGCGATCGTGGCCGCCGTCGCCACGACCGCCACGGGCATCCACGCCATCGCCTCGGCAACCGAGTCCCAGGCGGCCAGCGCCAGCGAGGTGAAGATGGCGATCCGCTCGGTGTCGCAGACGACCGAGGCGAACGCCGCCTCGGCGGAGGAGATGGCCGCCAGCGCCGAGGAACTCGGAGCCCAGGCCCAGGGGCTGCGGAACCTCGTCAAGCGGTTCACGGTCTGA
- the cheW64H-1 gene encoding chemotaxis protein CheW, with translation MESLPTAPPTASRTVQFVGFELAGQAYAFRIDRIREIVIPTRVAQLPDVPAAVEGVSNLRGTIIPIVNLRVLFGLPRRPIDAETRTIVVAVGSRIMGCLVDSVSRVMRIAAEQIQPPPEAVSAGGRSAVTGFARDGDALCIILDVDTLLEPAQLDVVHPAGLPHPSPSPAPPGTP, from the coding sequence ATGGAATCCCTGCCCACCGCCCCGCCGACCGCCAGCCGCACCGTGCAGTTCGTGGGCTTCGAACTGGCGGGCCAGGCGTACGCGTTCCGCATCGATCGCATCCGCGAGATCGTGATTCCCACGCGGGTCGCCCAGCTGCCCGACGTGCCCGCCGCCGTCGAGGGCGTGAGCAACCTGCGGGGCACGATCATCCCGATCGTCAATCTCCGCGTCCTCTTCGGCCTGCCGCGCCGGCCGATCGACGCCGAGACCCGGACCATCGTCGTCGCCGTCGGGTCGCGGATCATGGGCTGCCTCGTGGACTCGGTGTCGCGGGTCATGCGGATCGCGGCCGAGCAGATCCAGCCGCCCCCCGAGGCGGTGTCCGCCGGCGGCCGCAGTGCCGTCACGGGCTTCGCCCGCGACGGCGACGCGCTGTGCATCATTCTCGACGTCGATACGCTGCTCGAACCGGCCCAACTCGACGTCGTGCACCCCGCCGGTCTGCCGCACCCAAGCCCCAGCCCCGCCCCGCCCGGAACCCCCTGA
- the cheB gene encoding chemotaxis response regulator protein-glutamate methylesterase — MSLRRLSVVVAEDSALYRQMLLNVLQRIPGVEVVGVAADGIEALAKVVEFQPDVLTLDVQMPQLDGLGVLRELRRRGSRTKAIMVSSLTAAGAPTTVEALLEGAFDVVPKPVGVDPHVARVAIHEALVEKLAAVADTLLGPTATEGSAGPAPDRVGSRAIDAVAIGTSTGGPQALRSLIPALPADLPVPLFVVQHMPAGFTASLAARLDDLAPLRVVEAVHGMPVTAGCVHVAAGGWHLTVDRQREAVQCVLDAGPLRLGCRPSFDSLLESLVPVYGSRLMAVVLTGMGHDSLAGCRVVKAAGGFVVAQSAAGCTVYGMPKAVAAAGLADAVLPLESIPAAITACVRGRSPR; from the coding sequence ATGAGCCTGCGCCGTCTTTCCGTCGTCGTCGCCGAAGATTCCGCCCTCTATCGCCAGATGCTGCTGAACGTCCTGCAGCGGATCCCGGGCGTCGAGGTGGTGGGCGTGGCCGCGGACGGGATCGAGGCCCTGGCCAAGGTCGTCGAGTTCCAGCCCGACGTCCTCACGCTGGACGTGCAGATGCCGCAGCTCGATGGGCTCGGCGTGCTCCGCGAGCTGCGCCGCCGCGGCAGCCGCACGAAGGCGATCATGGTCAGCAGCCTGACGGCCGCCGGCGCCCCGACCACGGTCGAGGCGCTGTTGGAGGGGGCCTTCGACGTCGTGCCGAAGCCCGTCGGCGTCGATCCCCACGTCGCCCGCGTTGCCATCCACGAGGCCCTCGTCGAGAAGCTGGCCGCGGTCGCCGACACGCTGCTTGGCCCGACCGCGACCGAGGGGAGTGCCGGTCCGGCCCCGGATCGGGTTGGAAGCCGGGCCATCGACGCCGTCGCGATCGGCACGTCCACCGGTGGACCGCAGGCTCTGCGGAGCCTGATCCCGGCGCTGCCGGCGGATTTGCCGGTGCCGCTGTTCGTCGTCCAGCACATGCCCGCCGGATTCACCGCTTCGCTGGCCGCACGGCTCGACGACCTTGCCCCGCTGCGGGTCGTGGAGGCGGTCCATGGCATGCCCGTCACGGCCGGCTGCGTGCACGTGGCGGCCGGCGGCTGGCATCTGACGGTCGACCGGCAGCGGGAGGCCGTGCAGTGCGTGCTCGACGCCGGCCCGCTCCGGCTCGGCTGCCGGCCGTCGTTCGACTCGCTCCTGGAATCGCTGGTGCCCGTCTACGGCTCCCGGCTGATGGCAGTCGTGCTCACCGGCATGGGGCACGACAGTTTGGCCGGCTGTCGTGTGGTGAAGGCCGCCGGCGGCTTCGTCGTCGCCCAGTCGGCCGCGGGCTGCACGGTGTACGGCATGCCGAAGGCGGTCGCCGCGGCGGGTCTGGCCGACGCGGTGTTGCCGCTGGAATCGATTCCGGCCGCGATCACGGCCTGTGTCCGCGGCCGCAGCCCCCGCTGA